From the genome of Adhaeribacter pallidiroseus:
ATGTCGGGGGTGCAGGAATGGTTGTCTTTTTACTTTAAATCGCCGCAAACCGAAACCGGCTTGCACCCGGAACACGATATTTTTAAGCAGTTAATAGTACTGCAAAACACCTTGCGCCAGCTAATGGGCGAAGAAATAATCACCCATATGGGTCAGGATTTTGATCAGGATTTAGTAGAAGCGTCGTTGTAGCCTAGTGTTATTTCTGTGTATATCATAAATGAAAGTGCCGGTTGTAAAGCCGGCACTTTTTGTTTCAGTTTGTTTGCTGACGAAATAGATACAGGGTTAAAGCTTTTGCAAAAAACACTAAATGGCATTTGGGCGGGCACGCAAATCGTTGGTGAAGACACCAACAATGGCGCTAACCAGATTGATGCCGTTAGACTGATGCCGTTGTTGGTGTCTTCACCAACAACAACGCCTAAGGGCATTGTCTTCGCTGCTAATCAATGGGAAAGCCTTCAAGAAATAATCCAGAATAATTATTACCGATTGTCTTTATTTTTAAATTCAAGCCAAGAATCCCGGCTTAATCAAACATTTTTTTAAATTTTTGGTTGTCGCCAGCTTATATTATTTGCTTAATTGCTACTTCTTGCAAAACATACAACCGGTAATTTAAAACATACTCCCTATTTAGTAGCGGCACAAAATGGAAAAACTAAAAGTAGCCACGGCGCAGTTCGAGAATAAAAGCGGCGATAAAGCCTACAATTTAAGCATTATTGAAGATCTAAGCCGGCAAGCCGCGGCGCAAGGCGCCCAGGTAGTTAGTTTTCATGAATGTTCCATTACGGGTTACACCCACGCCCGGAACTTATCCCGGGAGCAAATGCTCGACTTAGCGGAATTTGTTCCGGATGGCCCGAGTATTCAGAAACTAACCGAAATAGCTACTCAATACCGGATAGCCGTAATGGCTGGCTTATTCGAAAAAGACCAGGAAGGCAAAATTTACAAAGCCTACGTTTGCGTGGATGCGAACGGTTTAGTAGCTAAATACCACAAACTGCATCCTTTTATTAATCCGCACATCACGCCTGGCAACCGTTACTGCGTTTTTGATTTGCTGGGCTGGAAATGCGGTATCTTAATTTGCTACGACAATAACGTTATCGAAAATGTACGGGCTACCAAACTGCTGGGGGCCGATATTATTTTTATGCCCCATGTTACCATGTGTACGCCTTCTACGCGACCCGGTGCCGGCTTCGTAGACCCGGCCTTGTGGGAAAACCGCGAAAACGACCCAACCTCGCTGCGCCTGGAATTTGATGGCCTGAAAGGGCGCGGCTGGCTCATGAAGTGGTTACCCGCCCGGGCGTACGACAATGCTATTTACGCCGTTTTCTCGAATCCCATTGGTATGGATGCCGATCAGCTAAAAAACGGCTGCTCCATGATTCTGGATCCGTTTGGCGATGTAATTGCGGAATGCCGCCAGTTAGGCAACGAAATACAAATAGCTACGCTTACCCCCGAAAAACTAGAACAAGCCGGCGGCGCCCGGTACCTGAAAGCCCGCCGTCCGGATTTGTACCGTACTATTATTGGCCAGGAACACCAACCGGAGCAAAAAGTAGTGTGGTTACAAGCGGATAGCAAATAATTTTTCTGTCTGGTTGGTATGGATTTTTACCAAAAACGAACTCTATATAAATCTAGTAAGTACTTGCAAACCATTCATGCGAAAACATACGGAGCAAAGCAATTGAATTTGGATAAGGTGTTTATCGAACAACGACTTACTAAAAACGAACCACTACGTCGTATAACCAGTATATTCTAAATTCTTGTTTTTTTAAATTTTTAATCGTTAACTCCTCCTCGATTCTGTTAAACCATCGATAACCGTGAACGAAGCGATTAAATCAAACTCCTTCGGCCCCAAAAATAAGGTACTGCGGATAAACAATAAAGTGATTCAGTTTAATCGCCAAACGATTGCCCGAAAAGACATTGTGGGCATTAAGCAGTACGCGCGCGCCATGCAGTTTTACCGGTTCCGGGTGGGTGAGCAACATTATTTAGGCCTGAAAACCGCTACCGCGCAAATAGATATTCTTTTTACCTGTTATTTCAGCATCGACCAGGATTATTTTATTGATTTAGAAAACCGGATTATCGCCGAAATCTGGGAACAAACCACCGACCAAATCTGGCTGGCCGGTAAAACCACTTTGCTAAACCACGGTACTCTAACGGTGGGCCCTTGCCAGATCAGCCGCCAAGGAATTCTTGTAACCAAAGGCAATGCTCTCCCGATAAAACAACAGCAAATAGCTTGGGCCGATTTACAGTACCAGGTACTTCATGACCGGCTGGTATTAAACAACCAGAACGATTACGCGGTATATACCAACCTGTACTTTAAAAATACCTGGAATATTGATGTTTTAATTGCCTTACTGGATTGGATTACCCAGGAAAATGGACTAGGAAACCTGCCCGCTACCTGAGCCTTTGGAAATAAAGAAACTGCTTCTGCCGGGTCTGCATATTTGCGGCGTTTTCTGTATCTTCCTACCCGAGAGTTATTCCTATGAGATACTTATACTTGCTGTTAGTTTACTTATTGGCTATAAGTTGCCAGGTTGCCGGCCGGCAAAAGGCCTTTACGTTAGGTAACAAATTTAACGATTCTACTATTCGCATTATTTACACCGCCCAAGACGAGCGGCAAACCGATAAGCTTTTACCTTTTTTAACAGACACCAATGCGCGTTACCGTCAGGAAGCGGCTATGGCCTTGGCATCGGTGCAGGATTCGCTGGCTTTTAAGCCGTTGGTATCTTTACTCTCCGATCCCGAATTTGTGGTACGGCAGGCCGCCGCTTACGCCTTGGGGCAAACGGGTAAAGCAACCTCCCAAGAAACTATACTGCAAGCCATTGAAAAAGAAGAAAACAACACTGTTAGCGCCGAACTTTTAGAAGCCTTAGGCAAATGCGCCACCCAACAAGGTCTTGATGCTTTAATTAAATTTGATTTTTCCGAACCCGAAGTGCAAGCGGGCCAGGCCTGGGGTATTTACCGGACGCATGCCCGGCAGTTAAATTACGACTCAGCCATTCTTAAAATGGTTACTTTCTTAACGGCTCCCAACCCGGAAATTCGACTGGCGGCCGCTCACTTTCTGGCCCGTACGCCCCAACTCGATCTTTCGGCGTATACTGCTGCTTTGGCCAACACGGCCCAGATTGATCCCAGTGTAGAGGTGCGCATGGCCGCTGCCCAGGCGCTTACCAAAGCAAAATCACCCGGCTTAGCCAATGAACTGACCGGCATTCTGGAAACAGAACCGGATTACCGCGTACGTTTAAGTGCCCTACGCGCCACCGCTAACCTGGAATACACCGTAGCTAAACCTATTTTGTGGCGGGGACTGGCCGATAAAAATAGCAACACGGCCCTAACGGCCGCCGAAATAATTGCTACTAAAGTTACTCCCGACCAAGCCGACGAGCTATTACAAAAAGCCGGGCAAACGTTGCGATGGCGCATCCGGGCGACGTTGCTGGGAGCGGCCCTTAAACAACACCCGAATAAAAAAGAAGTATTAACCACCATTCAGGAAAGATACGCCCAAAGTAATAACGACTACGAAAAAGCCGCTTTACTCACAGCCGCCGCCCAAGATATAGCCGGAGCTGAATTTATAGAGAAAGAATTCTTTGCTACGCAAACACCAGTTATCCGGACATACGGCATTGAAGCTTTAACGCAAATCCGCAACGATAAAAATCTGCCGACTAGCCAGAAAAAGCACTTTGCCGATTTGTTTAAAAAAGCTATTGCTTCCGGCGACTTAGCCGTAGTGGGCATTACCGCGGGGCTGCTTCGCCAGCCGGAACTTAACTTTAAAACCGAATACACAGACCTAACTTTTTTAAAAAACGCCTTAGCCAAACTGGTTTTACCCCGCGACAACGAAGCTTACCAGGAAGTAGTGAAAACCATTGCTTTTCTGGAAGGCCACCCCGAGCCACCTCCCCCGAAGAACCCGTTTTCGCACCCGATAGATTGGATTTTAATTCAGAGTTTACGGGCAAAGCAAGAAGTAAGCATCCAAACCAATCGGGGAGAAATTATCTTGCAATTGTTCGTGGAAGAAGCGCCCGGTACGGTGGCCAACTTTGTGCAATTAGCCCGTAGTGGCTTTTTTAACGGCAAAAACTTTCACCGGGTGGTACCCAATTTTGTAGTACAAGGCGGCGACCCCCGCGGCGATGGCTGGGGCGGCACCGATTACTCTATCCGCTCCGAACTCCCCGATTTGCATTACCGCGAAGGCTATCTGGGCATGGCTTCGGCGGGCAAAGATACCGAAAGCTGCCAATGGTTTATCACCCACTCCCCCACTCCTCACTTAGACGGTCGCTATTCTATTTTCGCGCGGGCTACGACAGGCCTGGAAGTTTTGCCTTTACTGGAAATAGGTGATAAAATCCAGGAAGTGCGTTTGCGGTAATTTTTTTAAATTTTTATTTCGGGCCGGCTTTTATGTAAGTCTACTTCCAATCTTCTTTTTCAGCCAGGCACAAATTTGCGAATTAATAAAAGATGAAGTGGCTAATTGCAATAAGGCAATTTTCGTATATTAGCCAATAGCTGTAACGTTACCTGTACCTTTACTTACTTGTTATAAGTTGTTAAACTTCCAGTTATAGTGCAGATAACCGGAACAACTCCGTTTATCCAGTAGTTATGCCATATTGTAAAATAATCAAAAGAGAATCGTAGTGAACGTCTTATTTCATTTAACAGTGGGAATCGGTATTGCTACTATATTGACGGACACTAAAAAAACTAGCCCAGAGGCAAAGCTGACAGACACGTTAAAGATTGAAATTAGCGCTTTTATTGTCGGCATTATTTCCCACGGCGCATTAGATTATATACCTCATTGTTATCCAATAAATTCAAGGGTCGATGTAATACTCGGATTAGCTTTTATTATTGTTCTTACTTTGTTAGCAAACAATAAATATAAAGGAATAATTGGCCTTACCTTAATTGGTTGTATTTTCCCTGACTTAGTTGACCTTTCACCAGCTATTATTAATAAAAATTTAGGATTTAATTTACCAATTCTTGACAAAGTATTCCCTTGGCATTGGCATGTATACTCTGGTTCAATTTATAATTATAGTTGTGGTGTGTCAACAATTAATCACCTATTAGTAATAGTAGCAGTTGGTATCGTATGTTGGTATAGGCGAGCAGACTTTAGTAATTTATTTTTAAATTGAGAAGAAACAACCAGGCATAATCGAGTAGACGGCCCCACCAGTGTTGGCTGATGGGGAGCGCCTCTCACACCACTGTACGTACGGGTCTCGTATACAGCGGTTCGTTAAGTTGGGGGGCTACTTGTTTGTAGTAATCGAACAACGATTCATAACCTTTCTTGACCAACCGTTTCAGCGTGATAGTGGTCACCAGGATGGGGCTTTGCGCTACTGCCCAGCCCCCTTTCCGGGTCTGGCTCCAGGCATAGGCTTCCCCTTTTGAGACGCCTAATCGGATCAGGTTCTTTCTTTTCCGCTCGGGTTTCTTCCAGTCATGCCAGATGCAATGGCGCAGCCGGTTTCTGAGCCAACTATCCACTTGCTTTAACTTCCCCTGAATGCTGGCTAGACGAAAGTAGTTTACCCAGCCTCGCTGCACTTCCTTGAGTTGCTGAACGCGCTGCTCAAAGGCACTGGGCGTGGTCTTGCGGGTAATCCCTTTCAGGTTCTGCTTCAGCCTGGCCCAAGCCTTTTCTGCTACCACCAACTGGTATTTACCTTTCTCCCCTTTCCGGTAAGTGGGTACAAACCGGTAGCCTAGTATCTGAAAATCTACGGGTCGTCTAATGCCGCTCTTTTCCCGGTTGATGGGTAGCCTTAGCTTATTCTTCAGGAACAGGAAAAGGTTGTTGCCCACCTGCCGGGCCTCCGACTCACTTTTGGTATAAACACTAAAGTCATCGGCATAGCGCACGTACCGCAAGCCTTGCTTTTCCAACTCTTTATCCAGCTCGTGAAGCAGAATATTGGAGAGCAGCGGACTCAACGGACTGCCCTGTGGTACCCCTTTCCGGCGTTTGGTTAACTTTCCCCCAATAAGGATAGGGGCCCGAAGCCATTTGCGGATCAGGCGCAGCGTGAGCGGGCATTTTACTTTCTGGTATACCAGTTGCAGGAGCAGGCAGTGCTCTACTTCATCAAAGAAGCTTTTCAGGTCCATATCGACAATATGCTGATAGCCTTCATTAATGTTCTTCTGGGCTTGCCACACCGCCTGATGGGCGTTGCGGTTGGGCCGGAAGCCGTAGCTGTACTCTTTGAACTCCAGCTCGAAAAGCGGGGCTATGGCTTGGTTGACTGCTTGTTGTAGCAGCCGGTCGGTTACGGTAGGAATGCCTAACCGGCGCTTCTGGCCGTTGCTCTTAGGTATTTCTACCCCTAAGATGGGTAGAGGAAAGTACTGGCTGCTCCGGATAGCCGTAACTAAGGCCTCCTGATTTACTTGCAGATGCCCAGCTAGTTCAAGTACGGACATACCGTCTACGCCGGCTGCCCCTTGGTTAGCCTGCACTTGCCGGTAGGCTAGCAGCAGGTTGCCCCGGTGCAATACTTTCTCAATCATCCTACTTTCTACTTTATCTGTAATCCCTGTTCCGCTTACGCTAAGGCTGGCCAGGCCTCCTTACCACATTTGGAACAACTTCACGTTCGGCCCTTCGTCATCTTGTGAGACCTCCGCAGCGCTTACGGCTCGTTTCCTGATGGCTACTATGGCTTCTGCTGACTTCTCTCTTACCAACCCGTGGCCGAGAGACCTCCCCAGGTAAGAGCATATTCCTTCCTCCGATTCCTGGAACATCTACCCACTAGTACTTGTTGGTCAGGGGCTTTGCAAAGAGGTGCTTGCTTACCCGCACTAATGGGCCTCTTATGTACTTTCTGTTCGTCAGTACCGGATTTTGTAGTCCCGCTTTCTTCCCTGCTTATCTCACGATAAACCAGCTTGCGGCTTACTAACAGGCTGCACCAACTCGCCTGTAAGGGTCTTGCACCCTCTGGAATAATTTGGTACCTTTCAGTACCAGATGCCCATACTGGGCGCACACCACACCTATACGGCAGCTGTGCCGCCGCATAGCAAAGAACGTTGGGCGGAATATTTAAGAATGAAAGAAGTTTACACTAAAAGAATGTGAAGAGAAAACTCGTGAAGCAAGCAGTAATATTTGTGCTAGCGTTTGCTATAATCTCATGCACAGACCCAAAATCACACAAAGTAAGGGAAACAGCTCCTGCTGTTCCAACAACAGTTCAAAAGCAAGTTGAAAAAGAACCAGTAATTATAACCGAAGAAAGAGAACCTGCCGAAACTCCCAATGTTTCAAAATTGGAATTAGAAACATTCACTTCATATCCGGATGAATTTAGCGGATGCGGTTGCTCCCTCTTCCTTACCGAGCAAGACAAACAAGAGCAGAAATACATTTATCTTGATGCGGGTGACATTGCCATGATAAAGCTGAATGAGGAGGTCCACACATTCGAGTATAAAGGAAAGGTTAAAGGAAACACTCTTTATACTAGTAACTCGATGCAAATTGAGGTGAATATAACAAAGACCGTAGAAAATACTGAAATGGAAGAGACATCAGATGTTGAGGGGACTTTTACTGTTACTAAAGGAAATGAAAAGTTAGTGCAAAAATTTATTGGATACTGCGGTTGCTAAATTAGAAATTAATAAAAAAGACACTTCGCCCAACAAAGTGCATAAGCCATGCTTTGGCTGATAGCCTCGCACACCTCATGCACAAGCCGGTAGGCAAAATGCAAAGAAGAAAAAAACAGGTTACCAATAAAAATCGTAATTTAAAATTGTTATGAAAGTAATTAGCGACCATATAGGGCAAATTCGAAACCTCTGTGACCTGCACAGTGTAAGAAGCCTCTTTGCATTTGGATCGGTTACGAACGATAGATTTAAAGCCGATAGTGATATTGACTTAGTTGTTGATATTGACACGTCCGATCCAATCGAATATACAGACCATTATTTTGAATTAAAGTTTCAATTAGAGCAAATTCTACAAAGAGAAATTGACCTATTAGAACAAAAAGCAATCAGGAACCCATTCCTCAAACAAGAAATAGACCGAACCAAAGTTCTTGTTTATGGAAAATGACCTAAAATTATGGTTAGCTGACATAAAAAAGTCTATAGTTGAAGTTTACGATTTCCTACCAGAAGAAAAGAGTTTTCCTGTCTTCCAAAAAGACCTAAAGACCAGGAAAGCAGTGGAGCGAAATCTTGAAATTATTGGAGAAGCATTAAACAGAATATTACGCATACATCCAGACATAAATATTACAAACGCCCGTCGGATTGTAAATACAAGAAACAGAATTATTCACGGATACGACACGGTGTCAGAAGACATAATTTGGGCTATTGTTATGAAAGAGCTTCCAAAACTTGAAGAAGAAATAGACCGGCTGCTTTTGTAAAAATGTACCCTGCCCAACAATAGCGATAAAGCATTTAGACACTTTTTAGCTCAACCTTTACTTACCAACTAATACTAATTACTCCATGGTACGCGTTATTCTGATACTGTTATTATGTAGTCTAATTACCTCCTGTGAAAAGGAATGTGGTGGTAATTGTGCCGAAATAACCATTGTGGGGCAAGTTGTGAGTGCTTCTACTAATCAAGGAATAGAGAAAGTGCCCATTGCCGTTTATTGGCAATCCAGTGGCTTTGGCTTTTTCAACGCAACCCTTAAAGTAGCTAAAACAAAAACGAATAAACGCGGCGAATTCAAAATTTCCAAAACAATTGATAAAGCCCGTTTCCAAAATTATTATTTAAAAGTAGAAACCAGTATGCCGGGAGGGTTTATTGATAACTATGGGCAAAAAGAAAAACTCACTGAATACATTAATCAATACCAACCCGTTGCTGATTTAAGAATGATGGTATACCCGGAAGCGAAGCTCTTGATA
Proteins encoded in this window:
- the ltrA gene encoding group II intron reverse transcriptase/maturase, whose amino-acid sequence is MIEKVLHRGNLLLAYRQVQANQGAAGVDGMSVLELAGHLQVNQEALVTAIRSSQYFPLPILGVEIPKSNGQKRRLGIPTVTDRLLQQAVNQAIAPLFELEFKEYSYGFRPNRNAHQAVWQAQKNINEGYQHIVDMDLKSFFDEVEHCLLLQLVYQKVKCPLTLRLIRKWLRAPILIGGKLTKRRKGVPQGSPLSPLLSNILLHELDKELEKQGLRYVRYADDFSVYTKSESEARQVGNNLFLFLKNKLRLPINREKSGIRRPVDFQILGYRFVPTYRKGEKGKYQLVVAEKAWARLKQNLKGITRKTTPSAFEQRVQQLKEVQRGWVNYFRLASIQGKLKQVDSWLRNRLRHCIWHDWKKPERKRKNLIRLGVSKGEAYAWSQTRKGGWAVAQSPILVTTITLKRLVKKGYESLFDYYKQVAPQLNEPLYTRPVRTVV
- a CDS encoding peptidylprolyl isomerase encodes the protein MRYLYLLLVYLLAISCQVAGRQKAFTLGNKFNDSTIRIIYTAQDERQTDKLLPFLTDTNARYRQEAAMALASVQDSLAFKPLVSLLSDPEFVVRQAAAYALGQTGKATSQETILQAIEKEENNTVSAELLEALGKCATQQGLDALIKFDFSEPEVQAGQAWGIYRTHARQLNYDSAILKMVTFLTAPNPEIRLAAAHFLARTPQLDLSAYTAALANTAQIDPSVEVRMAAAQALTKAKSPGLANELTGILETEPDYRVRLSALRATANLEYTVAKPILWRGLADKNSNTALTAAEIIATKVTPDQADELLQKAGQTLRWRIRATLLGAALKQHPNKKEVLTTIQERYAQSNNDYEKAALLTAAAQDIAGAEFIEKEFFATQTPVIRTYGIEALTQIRNDKNLPTSQKKHFADLFKKAIASGDLAVVGITAGLLRQPELNFKTEYTDLTFLKNALAKLVLPRDNEAYQEVVKTIAFLEGHPEPPPPKNPFSHPIDWILIQSLRAKQEVSIQTNRGEIILQLFVEEAPGTVANFVQLARSGFFNGKNFHRVVPNFVVQGGDPRGDGWGGTDYSIRSELPDLHYREGYLGMASAGKDTESCQWFITHSPTPHLDGRYSIFARATTGLEVLPLLEIGDKIQEVRLR
- a CDS encoding nucleotidyltransferase family protein — its product is MKVISDHIGQIRNLCDLHSVRSLFAFGSVTNDRFKADSDIDLVVDIDTSDPIEYTDHYFELKFQLEQILQREIDLLEQKAIRNPFLKQEIDRTKVLVYGK
- a CDS encoding nitrilase family protein, with amino-acid sequence MEKLKVATAQFENKSGDKAYNLSIIEDLSRQAAAQGAQVVSFHECSITGYTHARNLSREQMLDLAEFVPDGPSIQKLTEIATQYRIAVMAGLFEKDQEGKIYKAYVCVDANGLVAKYHKLHPFINPHITPGNRYCVFDLLGWKCGILICYDNNVIENVRATKLLGADIIFMPHVTMCTPSTRPGAGFVDPALWENRENDPTSLRLEFDGLKGRGWLMKWLPARAYDNAIYAVFSNPIGMDADQLKNGCSMILDPFGDVIAECRQLGNEIQIATLTPEKLEQAGGARYLKARRPDLYRTIIGQEHQPEQKVVWLQADSK
- a CDS encoding HepT-like ribonuclease domain-containing protein produces the protein MENDLKLWLADIKKSIVEVYDFLPEEKSFPVFQKDLKTRKAVERNLEIIGEALNRILRIHPDINITNARRIVNTRNRIIHGYDTVSEDIIWAIVMKELPKLEEEIDRLLL